The Nitrogeniibacter aestuarii genome has a window encoding:
- the fba gene encoding class II fructose-bisphosphate aldolase (catalyzes the reversible aldol condensation of dihydroxyacetonephosphate and glyceraldehyde 3-phosphate in the Calvin cycle, glycolysis, and/or gluconeogenesis) produces the protein MAMIALRQLLDHAAENGYGVPAFNINNMEQIQSIMAAAEETDSPVILQASAGARGYAGEAYLRKMVEAAVEQHPHIPICMHQDHGSSPAVCQQSIRSGFTSVMMDGSLREDMKTPASYDYNVDVTRRVVEMAHAVGVSVEGELGCLGSLETGQAGEEDGVGAEGVLDHSQLLTDPSEAADFVAATGVDALAVAIGTSHGAYKFTRPPTGDILAIDRIRAIHARIPNTHLVMHGSSSVPQEWLKIIREYGGEIGETYGVPVEAIVEGIKSGVRKVNIDTDLRLAMTGAMRRLAVEKKSEFDPRKFFKAARDAAQEICRARFEAFGSAGNASRIRPLPLDALVRQYAGK, from the coding sequence ATGGCAATGATTGCCCTGCGACAGTTGCTGGACCACGCCGCCGAGAACGGCTACGGCGTGCCCGCCTTCAACATCAACAACATGGAACAGATCCAGTCCATCATGGCCGCCGCCGAAGAGACCGACAGCCCGGTCATCCTGCAGGCCAGCGCGGGCGCCCGCGGCTACGCCGGCGAAGCCTACCTGCGCAAGATGGTGGAAGCGGCGGTCGAACAGCACCCGCACATCCCCATCTGCATGCATCAGGACCATGGCTCCAGCCCGGCCGTGTGCCAGCAGTCGATCCGCTCCGGCTTCACCAGCGTGATGATGGACGGTTCCCTGCGTGAAGACATGAAAACCCCGGCCAGCTACGACTACAACGTCGACGTCACCCGCCGCGTGGTCGAGATGGCCCACGCTGTGGGCGTGAGCGTGGAAGGTGAGCTCGGCTGCCTGGGTTCTCTGGAAACCGGCCAGGCCGGTGAGGAAGACGGCGTGGGCGCCGAAGGCGTGCTCGATCACAGCCAGTTGCTCACCGATCCGTCCGAAGCGGCCGACTTCGTCGCCGCCACCGGCGTGGATGCCCTGGCCGTGGCCATCGGCACCAGCCATGGCGCCTACAAATTCACCCGCCCGCCCACGGGCGACATCCTGGCCATCGACCGTATTCGTGCGATCCATGCCCGCATCCCCAACACCCACCTGGTGATGCACGGCTCATCGAGCGTGCCGCAGGAGTGGCTCAAGATCATCCGCGAGTACGGCGGCGAAATCGGCGAAACCTACGGCGTGCCGGTCGAGGCCATCGTCGAAGGCATCAAGAGCGGCGTGCGCAAGGTCAACATCGACACCGACCTGCGCCTGGCCATGACCGGCGCCATGCGCCGCCTGGCGGTGGAGAAAAAGAGCGAGTTCGATCCGCGCAAATTCTTCAAGGCGGCCCGCGATGCCGCCCAGGAGATCTGCCGTGCCCGCTTCGAAGCCTTCGGCTCCGCCGGCAACGCCAGCCGTATCCGCCCGCTTCCCCTGGACGCGCTGGTGCGCCAGTACGCCGGCAAGTAA
- a CDS encoding protein-methionine-sulfoxide reductase heme-binding subunit MsrQ: protein MTTAAQSRSPGLRMLSPGQISTLKAVLFALCLIPAAWLVWRFFQQDLGANPIETITHATGDWALRFLLITLAVTPLRRLTGWHWLIRLRRMLGLFAFFYVFAHFSIYIGLDQFFDLQAIANDVLKRPYITVGFAAFVLLIPLAATSTNGMIKRLGGKRWQSLHRSVYAIAIMGVIHYWWLVKADLTEPILYSLVLAMLLGFRVWWRNEERKAQLAGKYGMEGPPGVKLNQRIIPIKSQ from the coding sequence ATGACCACTGCAGCTCAATCACGCAGCCCCGGGCTGCGCATGCTCTCGCCCGGGCAAATCAGCACGCTCAAGGCAGTGCTCTTTGCCCTCTGTCTGATCCCGGCGGCCTGGCTGGTCTGGCGCTTCTTTCAGCAGGACCTGGGCGCCAACCCGATCGAGACCATCACCCACGCCACTGGCGACTGGGCGTTGCGCTTTCTCCTCATCACCCTGGCTGTCACCCCGCTGCGCCGCCTCACCGGCTGGCACTGGCTGATCCGCCTGCGCCGCATGCTCGGGCTGTTCGCGTTTTTCTATGTGTTCGCCCACTTCTCCATCTACATCGGGCTCGACCAGTTTTTCGACCTTCAGGCCATCGCCAACGATGTCCTGAAGCGCCCCTACATCACCGTCGGCTTCGCCGCCTTCGTGCTGCTCATCCCACTGGCCGCCACCAGCACCAACGGCATGATCAAGCGCCTCGGCGGCAAGCGCTGGCAGTCGCTGCACCGCTCGGTGTACGCGATCGCCATCATGGGCGTCATTCACTACTGGTGGCTGGTCAAGGCCGACCTGACCGAACCCATCCTCTATTCACTGGTACTGGCCATGCTGCTGGGTTTCCGGGTGTGGTGGCGCAATGAAGAGCGCAAGGCACAGCTGGCGGGGAAATACGGCATGGAAGGCCCGCCGGGGGTGAAGCTCAATCAGCGGATCATTCCGATCAAGTCACAGTAG
- the cbbX gene encoding CbbX protein: MSTTEATEERTEQTEGTQAIEQIDLAAEYREAGVADVLDRLDNELVGLAPVKQRVREIAALLLVDRVRQRMGLATEPPSLHMCFTGNPGTGKTTLALRMAEVLHRLGYVRKGHVVSVTRDDLVGQFIGHTAPKTKEVLKRAMGGVLFIDEAYYLYRPENEKDYGQEAIEILLQVMENQRDDLVVILAGYADRMEKFFTSNPGMKSRIAHHVDFPDYGNEELLKIAERMLDDWNYRFDDGARKAFEEYLVLRRQHPHFANARSVRNALDRMRLRQALRLFNGADQTISVDQLQTLTAADVRSSRHFAEAAA; the protein is encoded by the coding sequence ATGAGCACGACCGAAGCCACTGAAGAACGTACCGAGCAGACCGAAGGCACACAGGCGATCGAGCAGATCGATCTGGCCGCGGAATACCGCGAAGCGGGCGTCGCCGACGTCCTCGACCGGCTCGACAACGAGCTCGTGGGCCTGGCCCCCGTCAAGCAGCGCGTGCGCGAAATCGCCGCCCTGCTGCTGGTGGACCGCGTGCGCCAGCGCATGGGTCTGGCCACCGAGCCGCCGTCCCTGCACATGTGCTTTACCGGCAACCCCGGCACGGGCAAGACCACCCTCGCCCTGCGCATGGCCGAGGTGCTGCATCGCCTCGGCTACGTGCGCAAGGGCCACGTGGTGTCGGTGACCCGTGACGATCTGGTGGGCCAGTTCATCGGCCACACCGCGCCCAAGACCAAGGAAGTGCTCAAGCGCGCCATGGGCGGCGTGCTGTTCATCGACGAGGCCTACTACCTCTACCGCCCGGAGAACGAAAAGGACTATGGCCAGGAGGCCATCGAGATCCTGCTCCAGGTGATGGAGAACCAGCGCGACGACCTGGTGGTGATCCTGGCCGGCTACGCCGACCGCATGGAGAAGTTCTTCACCTCCAACCCCGGCATGAAATCGCGCATCGCCCATCACGTGGATTTCCCCGACTACGGGAACGAAGAACTGCTCAAGATCGCCGAGCGCATGCTCGACGACTGGAACTACCGCTTTGACGACGGGGCCCGCAAGGCCTTCGAGGAATACCTCGTCCTGCGTCGTCAGCACCCGCACTTCGCCAACGCGCGCAGTGTGCGCAATGCGCTCGACCGCATGCGCCTGCGCCAGGCATTGAGACTGTTCAACGGCGCCGATCAGACGATCAGCGTCGATCAACTCCAGACCCTGACTGCCGCAGACGTGCGTAGCAGCCGGCATTTTGCCGAAGCGGCCGCCTGA
- a CDS encoding RNA polymerase sigma factor: protein MIDDQALIAELPRIRRYARALVGDQARADDLVQDTVERALRKQGHWQGGSLRAWLLTLMHNVFVNQIRKNDPMRASSDVDVEPLPVRDATQDSLKLRDLDRALQQLSADHREILLLVGLENLRYEEIAQVLDLPIGTVMSRLSRARRQLKDHMSPKAVLTRIK, encoded by the coding sequence ATGATCGACGATCAGGCTTTGATTGCGGAACTGCCGCGCATCAGGCGCTATGCCCGGGCGCTGGTCGGCGATCAGGCGCGTGCCGACGATCTGGTTCAGGACACGGTGGAGCGTGCTCTGCGCAAGCAGGGGCACTGGCAGGGCGGCTCGCTGCGCGCATGGCTGCTCACCCTGATGCACAACGTGTTCGTGAATCAGATCCGCAAGAACGACCCGATGCGGGCCAGCAGTGATGTGGATGTGGAACCCTTGCCGGTTCGCGATGCCACACAGGACAGCCTGAAGCTGCGCGATCTGGACCGGGCGCTGCAGCAATTGAGTGCCGATCATCGAGAGATTCTCTTGCTGGTCGGTCTGGAGAACCTGCGTTACGAGGAGATTGCCCAGGTACTGGACCTGCCCATCGGCACGGTGATGTCTCGCCTGTCGCGAGCCAGACGCCAACTGAAAGACCACATGAGCCCCAAGGCCGTACTGACGCGAATCAAATGA
- a CDS encoding anti-sigma factor family protein produces MTHNAPDESLLHAYADDQLADAERERVAAWLARNPQAAADVASWAEQRTLFHDAFDPVMDEPLPEALLDRIDAGQPASAGRWRMAAAIGWLAIGLFGGYLVGHQAGQPDASLAQSPIVRDAAMAYAVYSPEVRHPVEVGADQREHLVAWLSKRVGGHITAPDLQQHGYSLIGGRLIASHDGPGALLMYEDPTGQRLTLFICHEEEATETAFRFAQAQDVNVFYWVDGPLGYALTGPIPREELQAVAISVYQALNP; encoded by the coding sequence ATGACACACAACGCACCCGACGAATCCCTGTTGCACGCCTACGCAGACGACCAGCTGGCCGATGCCGAACGCGAGCGCGTGGCCGCCTGGCTGGCGCGCAACCCGCAAGCGGCGGCTGACGTGGCATCGTGGGCCGAGCAACGCACGCTCTTCCATGACGCCTTTGACCCGGTCATGGATGAACCACTTCCCGAAGCCCTTCTCGACAGGATCGACGCTGGGCAGCCGGCCAGTGCCGGTCGCTGGCGCATGGCCGCCGCCATCGGCTGGCTGGCCATTGGGCTGTTCGGCGGCTATCTGGTCGGCCATCAGGCTGGCCAACCCGACGCGTCACTGGCCCAGTCTCCAATCGTCAGGGATGCGGCGATGGCGTATGCGGTCTATAGCCCTGAGGTCCGCCATCCGGTCGAAGTGGGGGCTGACCAGCGCGAGCATCTGGTCGCCTGGTTGAGCAAGCGTGTTGGTGGGCATATCACCGCCCCCGACCTGCAGCAACACGGTTACAGCCTGATCGGTGGACGCCTGATCGCCAGCCACGATGGTCCGGGCGCCCTGCTCATGTATGAAGACCCCACGGGGCAGCGCCTGACGCTGTTCATATGCCACGAGGAAGAAGCGACGGAAACCGCCTTCCGGTTTGCACAGGCTCAGGACGTGAATGTGTTCTACTGGGTCGATGGCCCATTGGGCTATGCACTCACGGGCCCGATTCCGCGGGAGGAACTGCAGGCGGTGGCAATCTCGGTGTATCAGGCACTCAACCCCTGA
- a CDS encoding phosphoribulokinase yields MSERHPIIAITGSSGAGTSTVQRTFEHIFRREGVTPAIVEGDSFHAFNRVEMREKMAACETAGSDCKLSHFGPEANLFSELENLFRTYGECGEGKRRKYLHNAEEAAPYKQEPGTFTPWEDVPPGTDLLFYEGLHGAVVDGNVNVAKHPDLLVGVVPVVNLEWIQKLHRDKNTRGYSTEAVTDTILRRMHDYVHYIVPQFGRTHVNFQRVPMVDTSNPFITRDIPTADESMVVIRFANPKGIDFPYLLGMIHDSFMSRANTIVVPGGKMELAMQLIFTPFVWRLMEQRRKLL; encoded by the coding sequence ATGTCCGAACGTCATCCCATCATTGCCATCACCGGCTCGTCCGGCGCCGGCACGAGCACGGTGCAACGCACTTTCGAACACATCTTCCGTCGTGAAGGCGTGACACCGGCCATCGTCGAGGGCGACAGTTTCCACGCTTTCAACCGTGTTGAAATGCGCGAGAAGATGGCCGCCTGCGAAACCGCCGGCAGCGACTGCAAGCTCTCCCACTTCGGCCCCGAGGCCAACCTGTTCAGCGAGCTGGAAAACCTGTTTCGCACCTATGGCGAGTGCGGCGAAGGCAAGCGCCGCAAATACCTGCACAACGCCGAGGAAGCCGCCCCCTACAAGCAGGAGCCGGGCACCTTTACGCCATGGGAAGATGTTCCTCCGGGTACCGACCTGCTGTTCTACGAAGGTCTGCACGGCGCGGTCGTGGACGGCAACGTGAACGTGGCCAAGCATCCCGACCTGCTGGTGGGCGTGGTGCCGGTGGTGAACCTCGAATGGATTCAGAAGCTGCACCGCGACAAGAACACCCGCGGCTACTCCACCGAGGCGGTGACCGACACCATCCTGCGGCGCATGCACGACTACGTGCACTACATCGTGCCGCAGTTCGGCCGCACCCATGTGAACTTCCAGCGGGTGCCGATGGTGGATACGTCGAACCCGTTCATCACCCGCGACATCCCGACCGCGGACGAATCGATGGTGGTGATCCGTTTCGCCAATCCGAAGGGCATCGACTTCCCCTACCTGCTGGGCATGATCCACGACAGCTTCATGAGCCGCGCCAACACCATCGTGGTACCCGGCGGGAAGATGGAGCTGGCCATGCAGCTGATCTTCACGCCCTTCGTCTGGCGCCTGATGGAACAGCGCAGGAAGTTGCTCTGA
- the tkt gene encoding transketolase has product MNTRLSTAAIDTLRANALRFLAIDAVEAAKSGHPGMPMGMAEIAVALWTRHLKHDPARPDWADRDRFVLSNGHGSMLLYALLHLSGYDVSLDDIKQFRQLDSRTAGHPEVGHTPGVETTTGPLGQGITNAVGMAMAEKLMAQEFNRPGHDIVNHHTWVFLGDGCLMEGISHEAASLAGVQRLSKLICFWDDNRISIDGDTAGWFGDDTPARFRAYGWNVVENVNGHDVEDVDRAIREALANTENDIGPTLICCRTTIGKGSPARAGTAGVHGAPLGADEIAATRAALDWAHAPFDIPQEIRESFDGRAKGERDRTEWEARMAAYRAAHPELAAEFERRMRGDLPSSWRALAPALVRRADNEAATIATRKASQVAIERVARALPELLGGSADLTHSNLTDWPGCGAVRADQFGRHINWGVREFGMSAALNGIALHGGYVPFGATFLVFSDYARNAIRMSALMKQRVVFVMTHDSIGLGEDGPTHQPVEHVPSLRLIPGVDVWRPCDAVETQAAWNAGISRTDGPTLLALSRQNLPHQSRDEAQLDDIARGGYVLADADAPKLVIMATGSEVALAMAAREALAAEGIGVRVVSMPCTNVFDRQADSYKRSVLPDGVARLAVEAAHPDTWWKYMVGAPKADVIGVDRFGESAPAGALMKRYGFTAEAVTDTARALVA; this is encoded by the coding sequence ATGAACACCCGTCTTTCGACCGCCGCCATCGACACCCTGCGCGCCAATGCGCTGCGCTTTCTGGCCATCGACGCCGTCGAGGCCGCCAAGTCCGGCCACCCGGGCATGCCCATGGGCATGGCCGAGATTGCCGTCGCCTTGTGGACACGCCATCTCAAGCACGATCCGGCGCGCCCGGACTGGGCCGACCGCGACCGTTTCGTGCTCTCCAACGGGCATGGCTCGATGCTGCTCTACGCCTTGCTTCACCTGAGTGGGTACGACGTTTCGCTGGATGACATCAAGCAGTTTCGCCAGCTCGACAGCCGCACCGCCGGCCACCCGGAAGTGGGGCACACACCGGGGGTGGAAACCACCACCGGCCCGCTCGGTCAGGGCATCACCAACGCCGTCGGCATGGCCATGGCCGAAAAGCTCATGGCTCAGGAATTCAACCGCCCCGGCCACGACATCGTCAATCACCACACCTGGGTGTTCCTGGGTGACGGCTGCCTGATGGAAGGCATCAGCCACGAGGCCGCCAGCCTGGCCGGCGTTCAGCGCCTGTCCAAGCTCATCTGCTTCTGGGACGACAACCGCATTTCAATCGACGGCGACACCGCCGGCTGGTTCGGTGACGACACACCCGCCCGCTTCCGTGCCTACGGCTGGAACGTGGTCGAGAACGTCAACGGCCACGACGTGGAAGACGTCGACCGTGCCATCCGCGAAGCTCTGGCCAATACCGAAAACGATATCGGCCCGACTCTCATCTGCTGCCGCACCACCATCGGCAAGGGTAGCCCGGCGCGCGCCGGTACCGCCGGCGTGCATGGAGCCCCGCTGGGCGCAGACGAAATCGCCGCCACCCGAGCCGCGCTCGACTGGGCCCATGCGCCCTTCGACATCCCGCAGGAAATCCGCGAGAGCTTCGATGGCCGCGCCAAGGGCGAACGCGATCGCACCGAATGGGAAGCCCGCATGGCAGCCTACCGTGCCGCCCATCCCGAACTGGCGGCAGAGTTCGAACGCCGCATGCGTGGCGATCTGCCCTCGAGCTGGCGCGCCCTCGCCCCGGCCCTGGTGCGTCGTGCCGACAATGAGGCCGCCACCATCGCCACCCGCAAGGCCAGTCAGGTCGCCATCGAGCGTGTCGCTCGCGCCCTGCCCGAGCTGCTCGGCGGTTCGGCCGACCTGACCCACTCCAACCTGACCGACTGGCCGGGTTGCGGTGCCGTGCGCGCCGACCAGTTCGGCCGCCACATCAACTGGGGCGTGCGCGAGTTCGGCATGTCGGCCGCCCTCAACGGCATCGCCCTGCACGGCGGCTATGTGCCCTTCGGCGCCACTTTCCTGGTGTTTTCCGACTACGCCCGCAACGCCATCCGCATGAGCGCGCTCATGAAGCAGCGCGTGGTGTTCGTGATGACCCACGACTCGATCGGCCTGGGCGAAGACGGCCCCACCCACCAGCCGGTGGAACATGTGCCCAGCCTGCGCCTGATTCCGGGCGTCGATGTCTGGCGCCCGTGCGACGCGGTCGAGACCCAGGCCGCCTGGAACGCCGGCATCAGCCGCACCGACGGCCCCACCCTGCTCGCCCTGTCGCGCCAGAACCTGCCGCACCAGTCGCGTGATGAAGCCCAGCTCGACGACATTGCCCGTGGCGGCTACGTGCTGGCCGACGCCGACGCGCCGAAGCTGGTGATCATGGCGACCGGCTCGGAAGTGGCGCTGGCCATGGCGGCCCGCGAAGCACTGGCCGCCGAGGGCATCGGCGTACGCGTGGTCTCCATGCCCTGCACCAACGTCTTCGACCGCCAGGCCGACAGCTACAAGCGCAGCGTACTGCCCGATGGTGTCGCGCGCCTGGCGGTCGAGGCCGCGCATCCCGATACCTGGTGGAAGTACATGGTCGGCGCGCCCAAGGCAGATGTGATCGGCGTGGATCGCTTCGGCGAGTCAGCCCCCGCCGGCGCCCTGATGAAGCGCTACGGCTTCACCGCCGAGGCCGTGACCGACACCGCCCGCGCCCTGGTGGCCTGA
- a CDS encoding ribulose bisphosphate carboxylase small subunit, translating to MRITQGAFSFLPDLTDEQISAQFEYCLRQGWAVSIEYTDDPHPRNTYWNMWGHPMFDLSDAAGAMMELKACREANPEHYIRINAFDSTKGWETIRLSFIVSRPSEEPGFRLTRREGSGRTIHYTLESYAVNRQPEGKRYG from the coding sequence ATGCGAATCACACAAGGCGCCTTTTCCTTCCTGCCGGACCTGACGGACGAGCAGATTTCCGCCCAGTTCGAGTACTGCCTGCGTCAGGGTTGGGCCGTATCGATCGAATACACGGACGATCCGCACCCGCGCAACACCTACTGGAACATGTGGGGCCACCCGATGTTCGACCTGAGTGACGCTGCCGGCGCCATGATGGAGTTGAAGGCCTGCCGCGAGGCCAACCCGGAGCACTACATCCGGATCAACGCCTTCGACTCCACCAAGGGCTGGGAAACCATCCGGCTGTCCTTCATCGTCAGCCGTCCCAGCGAGGAGCCGGGCTTCCGCCTGACCCGTCGTGAGGGCTCCGGCCGCACGATCCACTACACGCTCGAGAGCTACGCGGTCAACCGCCAGCCCGAGGGCAAGCGCTACGGCTGA
- the aroG gene encoding 3-deoxy-7-phosphoheptulonate synthase AroG: protein MSDATNKPIDDVRIKEIKELAPPVHVLREFPATDRAAATAYETRQTLHRVLHGMDDRLMVVIGPCSIHDYDAAMEYARLLKEQADRLKDDLVIVMRVYFEKPRTTVGWKGLINDPHLDGSFQINEGVRLARKLLWEINELGLPAGTEFLDMITPQYVADLISWGAIGARTTESQVHRELASGLSCPVGFKNGTDGNMRIAVDAIKAAQSPHHFLSVTKAGHSAIVSTTGNEDCHVILRGGKAPNYDAQSVDAACKELAASSVSARVMIDFSHANSRKQHQLQIEVAEDVAGQMAAGDDRIVGVMVESHLKEGRQDLKPGCELEYGKSITDACIGWDDSIKVLDTLAEAVRNRRVKTASV, encoded by the coding sequence ATGTCCGACGCGACCAACAAACCCATTGACGATGTCCGAATCAAGGAAATCAAGGAGCTGGCGCCGCCCGTGCATGTGCTCCGCGAGTTTCCGGCCACCGACCGGGCCGCGGCCACCGCCTACGAGACGCGTCAGACGCTGCACCGTGTGCTGCACGGCATGGATGACCGCCTGATGGTGGTGATCGGCCCCTGTTCCATCCACGATTACGATGCGGCCATGGAGTACGCCCGTCTGCTCAAGGAGCAGGCTGACCGTCTCAAGGACGATCTGGTGATCGTGATGCGCGTGTACTTCGAAAAGCCGCGCACCACCGTGGGCTGGAAAGGCCTCATCAACGATCCGCACCTGGACGGCAGCTTCCAGATCAACGAGGGCGTGCGCCTGGCGCGCAAGCTGTTGTGGGAGATCAACGAGCTGGGCCTGCCCGCCGGGACCGAATTCCTCGACATGATCACGCCGCAGTACGTGGCCGACCTGATCAGCTGGGGCGCCATCGGCGCGCGTACCACGGAAAGCCAGGTGCACCGTGAGCTGGCCTCCGGGCTGTCCTGCCCGGTGGGCTTCAAGAACGGTACCGACGGCAACATGCGCATTGCGGTGGATGCCATCAAGGCCGCCCAGTCGCCGCACCATTTCCTGTCGGTGACCAAGGCCGGCCACTCGGCCATCGTGTCCACCACCGGCAACGAGGACTGTCACGTGATCCTGCGTGGGGGTAAAGCGCCCAACTACGATGCCCAGAGCGTGGACGCCGCCTGCAAGGAACTGGCCGCCAGTTCCGTGTCGGCCCGCGTGATGATCGATTTCTCCCATGCCAACAGCCGCAAGCAGCACCAGTTGCAGATCGAAGTGGCCGAGGATGTGGCCGGGCAGATGGCCGCGGGCGATGACCGCATCGTCGGTGTCATGGTCGAGTCGCACCTCAAGGAAGGCCGTCAGGATCTCAAGCCCGGTTGCGAGCTGGAATACGGCAAGAGCATCACCGATGCGTGCATCGGCTGGGACGACAGCATCAAGGTCCTCGATACCCTGGCAGAAGCCGTGCGTAACCGCCGTGTGAAGACAGCCAGCGTCTGA
- the msrP gene encoding protein-methionine-sulfoxide reductase catalytic subunit MsrP — MLIKRPNDILPSEITPPEVYADRRRFLQVAGLSAAGLALSQPTRLLAAQSGLPGPIAKSPLSTAEELTPRKDITSYCNFYEFGTDKSDPAANAGRMQTRPWTVKVDGLVGKPKTFDIDELIKLAPLEERIYRLRCVEAWSMVVPWVGFPLSALLKQVDPLGSAKYVEFTTLYDPKVMSRLPVLNWPYKEGLRLDEAMHPLTLMAVGLYGDVLPNQNGAPLRLVVPWKYGFKSAKSIVHIRLTDKQPNTAWNDAAPSEYGFYSNVNPDVNHPRWSQAKERRIGDFLKRPTLPFNGYADQVASLYTGMDLKKNF, encoded by the coding sequence ATGCTGATCAAACGCCCCAACGACATCCTGCCTTCCGAAATCACGCCGCCCGAGGTCTATGCCGACCGCCGGCGCTTCCTGCAGGTGGCCGGGCTGAGCGCTGCCGGACTGGCCCTGTCGCAACCGACGCGCCTGCTGGCGGCCCAGAGCGGACTGCCCGGCCCCATCGCCAAGAGCCCGCTCAGCACAGCGGAAGAACTCACCCCACGCAAGGACATCACCAGCTACTGCAACTTCTACGAGTTCGGTACCGACAAGTCCGACCCCGCAGCCAACGCCGGACGCATGCAGACCCGCCCATGGACGGTCAAGGTCGATGGTCTGGTCGGCAAACCGAAGACCTTCGACATTGACGAGCTCATCAAGCTCGCCCCCCTCGAAGAGCGCATCTACCGCCTGCGCTGTGTCGAGGCCTGGTCCATGGTCGTGCCCTGGGTGGGTTTTCCGCTCTCGGCCCTGCTCAAGCAGGTCGATCCGCTCGGTAGCGCCAAGTACGTCGAATTCACCACGCTTTATGACCCCAAGGTGATGTCACGCCTGCCGGTGCTCAACTGGCCGTACAAGGAAGGCCTGCGCCTGGACGAAGCCATGCACCCGCTCACCCTCATGGCCGTCGGCCTCTACGGTGATGTGCTGCCTAACCAGAACGGCGCGCCGCTGCGCCTGGTCGTGCCCTGGAAATATGGCTTCAAGAGCGCCAAGTCCATCGTCCACATCCGCCTCACCGACAAGCAGCCCAACACCGCCTGGAACGACGCCGCGCCGAGCGAGTACGGCTTCTATTCCAACGTGAATCCGGACGTGAATCACCCGCGCTGGAGCCAGGCCAAGGAACGCCGCATTGGCGACTTCCTCAAGCGCCCCACCCTGCCGTTCAACGGTTATGCTGATCAGGTCGCCTCGCTCTACACAGGCATGGACCTCAAAAAGAACTTCTGA
- a CDS encoding class 1 fructose-bisphosphatase translates to MFSLERTTLTEYLISQRRQHPGATGEFNALILQVAQACKAISRAVAHGALGGVLGSLETENVQGETQKKLDVLADEIFERATHWGGTLAGMMSEENEETIRIPDGHKLGKYLLSFDPLDGSSNIDVNVSVGSIFSILRAPTPGEHAKPEDFLQAGVKQVAAGYAIYGPSTMLVLSVGNGVAGFTFDPIIGDFFLTHPDIRIPAATQEFAINASNSRFWESPVRRYVEECLAGKSGPRGKDFNMRWVASLVAETHRILTRGGVFLYPRDRKDPSKPGRLRLLYEANPIGFLIEQAGGRASTGMLPVLEVEPESLHQRIGFVFGSSEEVERIERYHAEPLFNSETHELPLFHARGLFLTT, encoded by the coding sequence ATGTTCAGCCTGGAACGCACCACGCTCACGGAATACCTGATTTCCCAACGTCGGCAGCACCCCGGTGCCACCGGCGAATTCAACGCCCTCATCCTTCAGGTCGCCCAGGCCTGCAAGGCCATCTCGCGGGCTGTGGCGCACGGTGCCCTCGGCGGCGTGCTCGGTTCGCTCGAGACGGAAAACGTCCAGGGCGAGACCCAGAAAAAGCTCGACGTGCTGGCCGACGAAATCTTCGAACGTGCCACCCACTGGGGTGGCACCCTCGCCGGGATGATGTCCGAGGAAAACGAAGAGACGATCCGCATTCCCGACGGTCACAAGCTGGGCAAGTACCTGCTCTCCTTCGACCCGCTCGACGGCTCGTCCAACATCGACGTGAATGTGTCGGTCGGTTCGATCTTCTCCATCCTGCGCGCACCCACGCCCGGCGAGCATGCCAAGCCCGAAGACTTTCTCCAGGCGGGGGTCAAGCAGGTGGCTGCGGGCTACGCCATCTACGGTCCTTCGACCATGCTGGTGCTGTCGGTGGGCAACGGCGTGGCCGGTTTCACCTTCGATCCGATCATCGGAGACTTCTTTCTCACCCACCCGGACATCCGTATTCCCGCCGCCACGCAGGAATTCGCGATCAATGCGTCGAACTCCCGCTTCTGGGAATCCCCGGTGCGCCGCTACGTGGAAGAGTGTCTGGCCGGCAAGAGCGGCCCGCGCGGCAAGGACTTCAACATGCGCTGGGTGGCCTCGCTGGTGGCCGAAACCCACCGCATCCTGACCCGCGGCGGCGTGTTCCTGTACCCCCGCGACCGGAAGGACCCGAGCAAGCCCGGACGTCTGCGCCTGCTGTACGAAGCGAATCCGATCGGTTTCCTGATCGAGCAGGCCGGCGGCCGCGCCTCGACCGGCATGTTACCGGTCCTGGAGGTCGAACCCGAATCGCTGCACCAGCGCATCGGGTTCGTCTTCGGCTCCTCGGAAGAGGTCGAGCGCATCGAGCGCTACCACGCGGAGCCGCTGTTCAACAGCGAGACACACGAGCTGCCGCTGTTTCACGCGCGCGGCCTGTTCCTGACCACCTGA